One Desulforhopalus sp. DNA segment encodes these proteins:
- a CDS encoding response regulator, giving the protein MTEVNAREKILIVDDERQVRGVIAAIVEMEGYRYSLAEDAESALTILAEQPIDLLISDINMNAISGVELLGIALQRYPDLAVIMVTGVDDRETAIETLRMGAYGYVTKPFQANELVINIANALRRRQLEIENRRHREELEILIEERTRELFKSREESIHILSKAAEFRDNETAKHTIRMGHYSEQLARLCPLPESYCQKIKIAAPLHDVGKIGISDTILLKPGKLTAEEFNIMKTHCVIGYRILSESTSDILSLGAEIALNHHEKFDGSGYPNRLAGEKIPITGRIGAICDVFDALTTERVYKKAVPLDEALAIMSEGRGQHFDPILFEHFSRNFDKFAAIRNRFTD; this is encoded by the coding sequence ATGACTGAGGTAAATGCACGAGAGAAGATACTGATTGTCGACGACGAACGACAGGTTCGGGGCGTTATCGCTGCTATTGTTGAAATGGAAGGATATCGCTACAGCTTAGCGGAAGATGCGGAGTCCGCCCTAACCATACTCGCCGAACAACCCATCGATCTACTAATCAGCGACATTAATATGAACGCCATATCGGGGGTGGAACTTCTCGGTATTGCCTTGCAGCGTTACCCGGACCTCGCCGTCATCATGGTAACTGGTGTCGATGACCGTGAAACTGCCATAGAAACCCTGCGTATGGGCGCTTACGGCTATGTAACCAAGCCCTTTCAGGCTAACGAGCTGGTTATCAATATTGCCAACGCCCTTCGACGCCGGCAACTGGAGATCGAAAACAGGCGGCATCGTGAAGAACTTGAGATCCTGATAGAGGAGCGCACCAGAGAGTTGTTTAAATCGCGGGAGGAGTCGATCCACATCCTCTCGAAGGCCGCAGAATTCAGGGACAACGAAACTGCTAAACATACCATAAGAATGGGCCATTACTCGGAGCAATTGGCCCGGCTGTGCCCGCTTCCGGAATCCTATTGTCAAAAAATCAAGATAGCCGCCCCTCTCCATGATGTAGGCAAAATTGGCATATCCGACACTATTTTGTTAAAACCCGGCAAGCTCACGGCCGAGGAATTCAATATCATGAAGACCCATTGCGTGATCGGTTATCGTATCCTTTCCGAATCCACCTCCGACATCCTCAGCCTCGGCGCGGAAATTGCCCTCAACCATCATGAAAAATTCGACGGCAGTGGCTATCCAAATCGCCTTGCCGGCGAAAAGATCCCGATCACGGGACGAATAGGGGCAATCTGCGATGTATTCGACGCCCTGACCACGGAACGCGTCTACAAAAAGGCGGTGCCTCTTGACGAGGCCTTAGCAATCATGAGCGAGGGCCGCGGACAACACTTCGACCCCATTCTGTTTGAGCACTTTTCCCGAAATTTCGATAAATTCGCAGCAATTCGCAATCGTTTTACCGACTAA